In the genome of Pseudomonas bubulae, one region contains:
- the dnaX gene encoding DNA polymerase III subunit gamma/tau has protein sequence MSYQVLARKWRPRSFREMVGQTHVLKALINALDSQRLHHAYLFTGTRGVGKTTIARIIAKCLNCETGITSTPCGECSVCREIDEGRFVDLIEIDAASRTKVEDTRELLDNVQYAPSRGRFKVYLIDEVHMLSSHSFNALLKTLEEPPPYVKFILATTDPQKLPATILSRCLQFSLKNMTPERVVEHLTHVLSVENVPFEDDALWLLGRAADGSMRDAMSLTDQAIAFGEGKVLAGDVRAMLGTLDHGQVFDLLHALIEGDARAMLEAVRHLAEQGPDWNGVLSEILNVFHRVAIAQALPEGVDNGHGDRDRVLALAKALPAEDVQFYYQMGLIGRRDLPLAPDPRGGFEMVLLRMLAFRPADTGNAPSQPLKPVGISQATVDSAPTVAAMSPVEPVPAAPAPVAVQPVPPVVEAVAEPVQAPKAPSVAEKDLPWNEPAAPVIELKVAPESVLDTIGEPPELPPMPLPTPDSVVPDAPEWIAAPLPEPTVEQVDAAVSGMDRDDEPPLDEDYIEPDMDSAAYSYLDELASEHASEPAPAPEPLPAAMPATGLALEWLEMFPKLPVSGMTASIGANCTLIAVDGDDWLLHLDPAHSALFNLTQQRRLNDALNQFTQRTLKVTIELVKPEQETPAQAASRFRAERQRLAEESIHADPVVRQMVEQFGAAVREDTIQPLEVAQAQVS, from the coding sequence ATGAGTTATCAGGTTCTTGCACGTAAATGGCGTCCGCGCTCGTTCCGCGAAATGGTCGGCCAGACCCATGTGCTCAAGGCTCTGATCAATGCCCTGGACAGTCAGCGCCTGCACCACGCTTACCTTTTCACCGGTACCCGTGGCGTCGGCAAGACCACCATTGCGCGGATCATCGCCAAATGCCTGAACTGTGAAACAGGTATCACCTCGACTCCCTGTGGCGAGTGCTCCGTGTGCCGTGAAATCGATGAAGGGCGCTTTGTCGACCTGATCGAAATCGACGCCGCCAGCCGCACCAAGGTCGAGGACACCCGCGAACTGCTCGACAACGTGCAGTACGCGCCGAGCCGCGGGCGCTTCAAGGTCTACCTGATTGACGAAGTGCACATGCTCTCCAGCCATTCGTTCAATGCGCTGCTCAAGACCCTTGAAGAGCCGCCGCCTTACGTCAAGTTCATCCTCGCGACCACCGACCCGCAGAAATTGCCGGCCACGATCCTGTCGCGCTGCCTGCAGTTTTCGCTGAAGAACATGACGCCCGAGCGCGTGGTCGAGCATTTGACCCACGTTCTCAGTGTCGAAAATGTGCCGTTTGAAGATGATGCGCTGTGGCTGCTCGGTCGCGCCGCCGATGGCTCGATGCGTGATGCCATGAGCCTCACCGATCAGGCCATTGCCTTCGGTGAGGGCAAGGTACTGGCGGGTGATGTGCGGGCGATGCTTGGTACGCTGGATCACGGTCAGGTGTTCGACCTGTTGCACGCCTTGATCGAAGGTGATGCCAGGGCCATGCTCGAGGCCGTTCGCCATCTGGCCGAGCAGGGCCCGGACTGGAATGGCGTGCTGTCCGAGATCCTCAACGTCTTCCATCGCGTGGCCATTGCCCAGGCGCTGCCCGAAGGCGTCGATAATGGTCACGGCGACCGCGATCGCGTCTTGGCCCTGGCCAAGGCATTGCCTGCCGAAGATGTGCAATTTTATTACCAGATGGGCCTGATTGGCCGGCGCGATTTGCCGCTGGCGCCAGATCCGCGTGGTGGCTTTGAAATGGTCCTGCTGCGAATGCTGGCCTTCCGCCCGGCAGACACCGGCAACGCGCCGAGTCAGCCGCTAAAGCCAGTGGGGATCAGCCAGGCCACAGTTGATTCCGCCCCAACCGTGGCGGCCATGTCCCCTGTCGAGCCAGTGCCGGCCGCGCCGGCACCGGTGGCAGTGCAACCGGTACCGCCTGTGGTCGAAGCGGTTGCCGAGCCTGTGCAGGCGCCCAAGGCTCCGTCAGTGGCGGAAAAGGACTTGCCCTGGAACGAGCCGGCTGCCCCGGTGATTGAGCTCAAGGTTGCGCCCGAGTCGGTGCTGGACACTATTGGCGAGCCTCCTGAGTTGCCGCCGATGCCGCTGCCGACGCCGGACAGTGTGGTGCCGGATGCGCCGGAGTGGATCGCGGCGCCGCTTCCAGAGCCGACCGTCGAGCAGGTGGACGCAGCGGTGTCGGGCATGGATCGTGACGACGAGCCGCCCCTGGACGAAGACTACATTGAGCCGGACATGGATTCGGCGGCCTACAGCTACCTCGACGAGCTGGCCAGTGAGCATGCCAGCGAGCCTGCGCCTGCGCCCGAACCGCTGCCTGCGGCGATGCCGGCGACCGGTCTGGCCCTTGAATGGCTGGAGATGTTCCCCAAATTACCGGTGTCGGGCATGACCGCCAGCATTGGCGCCAACTGCACGCTGATTGCAGTTGACGGTGATGACTGGCTGTTGCATCTGGACCCGGCCCACAGCGCGTTGTTCAACCTGACCCAGCAGCGTCGACTCAACGATGCACTGAACCAGTTCACTCAGCGTACACTCAAAGTCACGATTGAGCTGGTCAAGCCGGAGCAGGAAACCCCGGCCCAGGCGGCTTCGCGTTTTCGCGCAGAGCGCCAGCGTCTGGCCGAAGAGTCGATCCATGCCGACCCGGTGGTCCGGCAGATGGTCGAGCAGTTCGGTGCGGCCGTACGCGAAGATACGATTCAACCTTTAGAGGTGGCTCAGGCTCAAGTGTCGTAA